In Bacteroidota bacterium, the following are encoded in one genomic region:
- a CDS encoding T9SS type A sorting domain-containing protein, with the protein MDKTYYNNYLAEYIEGNNLVSIDTKALKPGVYFVELSTNSNKIYKKFTKL; encoded by the coding sequence TTGGATAAAACTTATTATAACAACTATTTGGCTGAATATATTGAAGGGAATAATTTGGTTTCAATTGACACTAAGGCATTAAAACCTGGTGTTTATTTTGTAGAACTTTCAACAAATAGCAACAAGATTTATAAGAAATTTACTAAATTATAA